GAGGGCGAAGCCCTTCTGACGGGGGTTGGGGGGGTGTCCCCCCGCCTCACCTTATATCGGGAGGGGTGGGGACACCCCTACGACCCCGGCGGGCCGCAGGGTGGCCCTGCGCGCTCGCGGCTTTCCGGAGCAATTCTGACTCGGGACACTGGGTTATGATACCATGCGACGCAGTCCGTCATGGCGCGGATACGGTCGGCTTGACATCCAGCGTCGGTTCGGGACAATACCCTTAGGTTACGAACGCCCATGGACATTATCTTCCACAACGTCCGCGCCCTGACCAACGACCGCCGTCGGCCTCTGGCGACGCTGGTGGCCGTCCAGGGGGAGCGCATCGCCTACGTGGGCGAGACCGCCGACCTGGACGGGCTGCGCCAGCCGGGGACGCGCGTCGTTGACGGCGCGGGCCTGGGCCTTGTCCCCGGATTCATTGACGCGCACACGCATCTCTTCGCCTACGCGGCGCACCTGCTGAGCGTGGACTGCTCCCCCGCGGCGGTGCTCTCCATTCCGGAACTGCAAGCGGCTGTCCGTCGTCGCGCCGCTGAGACTCCATCCGGCCAGTGGGTGCGGGCAGTCGGCTACAACGAGTTCTACCTTGCCGAACGACGCCATCCCACGCGATGGGACCTGGACGAGGCCGCGCCGGAGCACCCCGTTCGGCTGGCGCACCGGTCGGGACATGCCGTCGTCCTGAACAGTCGCGGCTTGCGGGCGGTCGGCATCTCGCTGGAGACGCCCGATCCGCCGGAGGGGCTGATTGACCGGGCGGCGCCTTCCGGCGAGCCGACGGGCATTCTGTACGACGCGGACGCCTATCTGAAGGAGCGCGTGCCGCGGTTGACCGACGCGGAGTTGAGCGACGGCGTGCGCCGGGCTATGCGTTTGTACCTGTCGCAGGGCTATACATCGCTGCAGGACGCGACGTACCACAACGGCCCCGACGACTGGCGGACGATGCAACGCCTGTCGGCCAGTGGCGAGCTGCCTCTGCGCGTCACCATGATGGCGGATGGCCGCCAGATAGACGCCTTTCTATGGGCGGGCCTCTCCTTCCGCGCGGGGGACAATCGGCTGCGCTTGGGGGCCGCAAAGATCATGCTGCAGGAGGCGACGGGAGCGCTGTACCCGTCCGCCGAGGAGCTGCGTGATCTGGTCCTGCGGCTGTACCGCCTGCGCTGGCAGGTGGCGGTCCACGCGGTGGAGGAGCGGCCCATCGCTGCGGTGGCGGACGCCTTTGCGGCGGCTTTCGCCTCCATCCCCGGCGCCAGCGACAGGCGCCTGCGCGTCGAGCACTGCTCGCTGTGCCCGCCGGAGCTGCTGGAGCGCCTCGTGGGGCGTGATGTTGTGGTCGTGACCCAGCCCGCGTTCATCCACCACAGCGGTGAGCGGTATCTGGCCGAGGTCCCCGCCGACAAGCACGCCTGGCTCTATCGGTGCAAGTCGTTCGTGGGCGCGCGGCTGCGCCCCGCCGCGGGGTCGGACGCGCCGGTCGCGCCCCCCAGCGCGCTGCTGGGCATGTCGGCGGCGGTGACCCGACGCGCCGCCAGCGGGCAAGCGGTTGCGCCGGAGGAGACGATAACCGTCCAGGAAGCCCTGGAGATGCACACGCGGGCCGCCGCCTACGCCGCCTTCGAGGAGAAGGAGCGAGGGGCCATCATGCCCGGCATGTTCGCCGACCTGGTGCTGCTCTCCGCCGACCCGACGTCCGTGGACGCGGACGCCATTAAGGACATTCGGGTGCACATGACGATGATTGGCGGGAAGGTGGCGTGGGAGGGTTAACCCTGACCTGGGCTAGGGCTTGTT
This DNA window, taken from Dehalococcoidia bacterium, encodes the following:
- a CDS encoding amidohydrolase encodes the protein MDIIFHNVRALTNDRRRPLATLVAVQGERIAYVGETADLDGLRQPGTRVVDGAGLGLVPGFIDAHTHLFAYAAHLLSVDCSPAAVLSIPELQAAVRRRAAETPSGQWVRAVGYNEFYLAERRHPTRWDLDEAAPEHPVRLAHRSGHAVVLNSRGLRAVGISLETPDPPEGLIDRAAPSGEPTGILYDADAYLKERVPRLTDAELSDGVRRAMRLYLSQGYTSLQDATYHNGPDDWRTMQRLSASGELPLRVTMMADGRQIDAFLWAGLSFRAGDNRLRLGAAKIMLQEATGALYPSAEELRDLVLRLYRLRWQVAVHAVEERPIAAVADAFAAAFASIPGASDRRLRVEHCSLCPPELLERLVGRDVVVVTQPAFIHHSGERYLAEVPADKHAWLYRCKSFVGARLRPAAGSDAPVAPPSALLGMSAAVTRRAASGQAVAPEETITVQEALEMHTRAAAYAAFEEKERGAIMPGMFADLVLLSADPTSVDADAIKDIRVHMTMIGGKVAWEG